From the Actinomadura luzonensis genome, the window GCTGGGCCAGCACGCCGCTGCCGAGCTGCTTGCCGCGCGGGCCCAGGCGGACGCCGAGATAGACCTCCTTCGTCCAGAAGTCCTTCGCCCAGACGTGGCGGTACATCTCCTCCAGGTAGTCGCGCCAGCCGGGGCCCTCGTCGGAGGTGGCGTTGAGCGCCATCGCCCACTCGGCCGCCGGGTACGTGCGGTGCGCCACCCGCAGATGAACCTCGGCGTCGGGCATCCGGATCGCGGCCAGCGCGATCGTGATGTTGGTGGCCAGAGCCTCGCGCTCGTCAGGGGTGACGAACTCGTAGCTGACCGTCGGGAGGCGGAAGTACGCCCATGCGCAGGTGTCTGTGAGCAGGATGCGGTCGTCGAAGTAGCGGACCGCGAGGCGCTGGTGCGCTCGGGACGCCCTGCTCATGCCGCCCCCTCGGCGCATGAACGGGCCAGGCCTGCTCGCTTGTTCACTTAGCGCTCACCGATTCTCGTGCCCGGGGGGTCACTCGCCAACTCCTCATCGCTCGCTCGTACGCTGTGCGCCGACTGCGCTGTCCGCGCTGTCTGGGCCGACCGGGCGGCGAAGCCCGCGACCACCACGCCCGCGAGGGCGAGGTAGGCCCGTCGCCCGGCCGCGCGCAACTGCCCGGGCTCGACGACCTCCGACCCGCCAGGGGCCAGGTCGTCCTCCCAGGGGACCCTGACGATGGCCCGGCACCTGCCCCTGGCCACCGACTCAGCCTGCTCGACGTCGGTCATCGAACGCCTGCTCACGCCGTTCACGACCATCACCGCCCGCCTGCGCAGCTCCGCGCAACCGTGGCCGTCGAGCCATTCGTACGTCATCGCCACCGCCTCCGGCGCCTCCTCGCTCGCCGGGACCACCAGCACGAGCTGGTCGGCGTACGGCAGGAGCCGGGCCGCCAGCGCGGCGGCCGGGTCGATGACGGCCAGCTTGTAGTGGCGGTCGAGCAGCCGCATGGACTCGCCCAGGCGGTGGTCGGAGAAGAGCGACCGGTCCGCCAGGCGCTGCTCGGCGCCCGCGTCGGTGTCGGCGCTGATCACCTCGAGACCGGAGGCCGTCCTCGTGGTGTAGCCGCGCATCGTCAGGTAACCGCTGACCCGGTCGAGGCCGGACAGCAGCGAAGTGAGCGTTTCCGGAGTCTCTGGTTCGATCCTGCTGGTCAGGGTGGTGCCGCCGGTGTTGGCGTCGACGGCGACCACCCGGTCGTCACGGTAGTGGGCGAAGGTGTGGCCCAGCATGAGGGCCGTGGTGCTCTGGCCCGCGCCGCCGGTGCAGCCGAGGACGAGGACCCGGCGGCTGCCGCTGAAGACGGCCCTGGCCCTGGCCTCGTCGATCTCGGAGCCGTCGGTGCGTACCGAGGGGCCGCCGACCACGACCTGCGCGATACGGCGCCAGCCGCCGGAGTCGCGGCCCACGACGGACTCGACGCGCCGCACCCGGCCCTCCCCGGGCCGCGGACCCGGCACAGGCCCAGGCACAGCCGCCCCACCGGGCCGCCCCTCAGCGGACGCTCCGGGCCGCCCCTCAGCGGGCGCTCCGGTGCGACGGTCGGCGGGGGCTTCGGTCCCTGCCTCAGCGGAGGCGCCGCGCCCGGCCCCAGCGGGAGCCCCGGTGGGAGCTTCGCTGCGGGCCTCAGCGTAAGTGCCGGTGCGGCGGTCGGCAGGGGCGCCGGCGCAGCGGTCGGCGGGAGTGCCGGCGCGGTGGTCGGTGGTGCCGGTGCGCGCGTCGCCCCGGTCCTGGCCGCTGGGCGCCGCGCCGGGCCGGGCGGAGGCGGCCGGCCGCTCGGGCCGCTGCCCGCTCCCGGCGTCACCGGCCGTCACAGCGTCACCGGCGGTCACTGCGTCACCAGCGCTCACGGCGTCACCGGACGGGCTCTGCTCGCCGGAAGCACTCGCCCGGCTGCCCGTTCGGCCGTCGGGCCGGGCCGAGGTGTCCCGGGCCGAGGTGTCGTCGTGCGAGGGCGAGCCGTCGTCGTCGTGCGAGGATGAGGCGTCGTCCTGCAGGGGCGAGCTGTCGTGTGACGACGGGACCGCCATCAAATGCGGGCGGCCCGCACCGGCCCGCTCACGCTCCACTTGACCGGTCCGGCCCACGCTGGCCGAGCGCCCCGTCCCGGCGGCCTCCCGCGAAGAGCCCGCACCCGCCGTCACGCCATCTGCCGCCACGCCCTCCGTTGCTCCGTCACTCGCCGCCGCACCGCCAGCCGCCGCACCGCCAGCCGCCGTATCACCAGCCGCCGTATCACCAGCCGCCGTGTCGCCAGCCGCCGTGTCACCGGCCGCCGTGTCGCCAGTCGCCCTGTCACCGGCCGCCGTGTCGCCAGTCGCCGTGTCGCTGGCCACCGCGCCACTCGCCGCGTCGCCGCTCACCGCGGCAGTCGGTGCCGCGCCGCGGGTCTCCATGCCGCCGACGGGCGCGCTACCCGAGGCCGCAGCACCGGAGGCCGTGTCGCCCGCGACCGGGCCGGTCGTGGCCGGGCCGGTCGTGGCCGCGTCGCCCGCGACCGGGCCGCCCGTGGCCGCGCCACCCGTGGCCGCGCCACCCGTGGCCGCGCCACCCGCAACCGCGCCACCCGCAACCGCGCCACTCGTCGTCGGGCTGTCCGCCGTCACGTCGTTCGGTGGGGTGTCGGTCGGTGGAGTGTCGCATGCGGTAGGGGAGTGAGAGGGGCCGGTCGTGGGTGTGACCTCGGGCCGGCGTGCGGGGCGGTCGTCGCCGGCGGTCGCCGGGGTGCCGTTGCCGCCGGTCGTCGTGCCGGGAGTGGGGTGGCCGGGGCGGGGGGGCGCGGGGCGGGGCAGGGGCTTGGCGTCGGGGTTGAGCGGGGGCCAGGCGCGGGGGGCGCCGCCGACCAGCAGGGACGGGCTCAGTCTCGGGGGCTGGCCCTTCCTGTGCTGGTCGCGGGCGAGCTCGTCCTCGTGCCGGTCGCGGTCGGGCCGGTCGGCCCGGTCGGGGGCGGCCGTGCGGGCCTCCGTGCGGGCGTCCGTACGGGCGTTCGTGCGGGCGTCCGTGCGGGCGGTCGCGTCGGCCGGGGCGTCGGCGCTTGCGGCGAGCTTCCTGAGCCGTCGCAGTGCCTCGGTGTCGATCGGCTTGGCGGTCGCGGAGCGGCGTCCCTGGCCCGCCCGCATCGGCACGACCGTCCCGTGGGCGTCCCGCGTCTCGCCCTGCTCGGGGGCGTGCTCCTGGGGGGCGTGCTCGTCGGCCGTCCGCGTCTCGCTCCGCTCGCGGGCCACGTCGTCGGGGCTGGGGGCTGCTTCCGGTGACCCCTGGGCGGAGGCGAGTTCGGCGGCCTCCTGGTGCTCCTGGTCGTCTTCTTGGCGCGTGGCCTCGCGGAGGGCGGCCTCGCGCAACGCCGTCTCGCGGAGGGCGGCCTGCTGGGTGGCGGCCTCCTGGATCGCGTCGTCGCGGGCGAAGAGCCGGCGGCCGCCGCCGGCACGCCGGCCACCCTTACGGGGAGCATCCGCTTCCGAGGCGATCCCGGCGTCGCCGGTGCTGGTGTCGCCGGCGACGCCGGTGCCGGTGTGGGCGTCGCCGGCGCGGCCATCGGCGTAGGCGCCGTCGCGGACGTGGCGTTCGGGGTCGTCGCGGCGGGCGGAGGCGGGCTGCCGTGCGGCCTCCGGCGACGGGTGTCCGTGGGGCTCGTCGCCCGGCGGGAGGGCCAGGGGACGGCCGGAGCCGGTGGGGAGCGCTTCCGCGGCGCCCTGGCGGGCCCGGCCGCGGAGGGCGGGGGCGGCGCCGCGGCGGGCGCCCCATCCGCTGCGTCCGGTCGTCGCCGGCTCGGCCACCGGGGCCTGGCCGGCCGCGGCGGCAGCGGCGGCGACGGCCGGGCGGACCTGGCGGGGGCCGGCGGCGCGCTGCGCCTCGCGGCGGCGCTCCGCCTGGCGGACCTTGGCGGGACGCCGGGCCTTGACGCGGGCTGGCGTGGTGCGCCACACCCGGGCCGAGAAGGTGACGCACTCGGGCTCGGCCCCGGGCGCGAGGCGGTACCAGGCCTTCGGCTCACCCAGGTAGCGGAGCTGGGACTCCATCAGCTCGGTGAGCCGCTTGCCCTCGATGACCGGACGGGTGGACAACCACGTCACGATGCCTGGCGGCACCAGGAACAGCACGTGCCACGGCATCGCCACCGGCACGCCCACCAGGATCAGCAGGAGGGACCACGGGACGAACACCCCGACGAAGACGCCGATCCAGACGATGGGCAGCGGCATCGGCAGGCGCAGGTCGTACAGCTTGTAGAGCCGCTTCTCGATGCGCCAGATGTTCGTGTACGTGGGCAGGTCCACCCGGTCCTCCTCTCGCCACCCGCTGCTGTATGACCGCCGCCGGACGGTCTCAACCCTTTACTTGATGCCCAGTGCGCCGGCGATTGCCTTCGCCGTCACCTCGATGATGTTGGGAACGTAGAAGATCACCCCGATGGCCACGGCCAGGATCAGGAACTGGACGAACCGGGTGATCTCCCGGGTGAAGAGGAAGAAGAGCGCGACCACCGACACCACCACGAGGAACAGCGGAGCGAAGAACGCCCGCAGGAAGTCGGCGAGCCCTCCGGTGTCGATGCCGGTCGACGTGGGCGCCGGCGTCATCTGGATCACGGAGAGCACTATGGTCTTCAAGGTCACTTCTCGTCCTCCCGGGGGGTACCGTTCGGCGGCGCGGACCGGCCTTTAGTCAACGACCCGCCCGGCGCCGCGGATGTCGGCGACGAACCATTTGTCGCCCTGCTTCTCGACGGTGAGCCGGTAGGCCTGTTCCAAACGCGCGCCGACCGCCGCGGGGTCGGTGGTGTTCGGGGTGGGCGGGGCGTCGCCGTTCGGCACGACCCACACGACCACCGCCTGGATCTCTCTGGTGGCACCCCCCACAGGCACCACGACCTTCTTGAGCTCGGCGAACTTGAACGCGCCGCCGAAGCTGGGCAGGCTCTTGCCGGCGGCGACGTAG encodes:
- a CDS encoding TcpE family conjugal transfer membrane protein; its protein translation is MDLPTYTNIWRIEKRLYKLYDLRLPMPLPIVWIGVFVGVFVPWSLLLILVGVPVAMPWHVLFLVPPGIVTWLSTRPVIEGKRLTELMESQLRYLGEPKAWYRLAPGAEPECVTFSARVWRTTPARVKARRPAKVRQAERRREAQRAAGPRQVRPAVAAAAAAAGQAPVAEPATTGRSGWGARRGAAPALRGRARQGAAEALPTGSGRPLALPPGDEPHGHPSPEAARQPASARRDDPERHVRDGAYADGRAGDAHTGTGVAGDTSTGDAGIASEADAPRKGGRRAGGGRRLFARDDAIQEAATQQAALRETALREAALREATRQEDDQEHQEAAELASAQGSPEAAPSPDDVARERSETRTADEHAPQEHAPEQGETRDAHGTVVPMRAGQGRRSATAKPIDTEALRRLRKLAASADAPADATARTDARTNARTDARTEARTAAPDRADRPDRDRHEDELARDQHRKGQPPRLSPSLLVGGAPRAWPPLNPDAKPLPRPAPPRPGHPTPGTTTGGNGTPATAGDDRPARRPEVTPTTGPSHSPTACDTPPTDTPPNDVTADSPTTSGAVAGGAVAGGAATGGAATGGAATGGPVAGDAATTGPATTGPVAGDTASGAAASGSAPVGGMETRGAAPTAAVSGDAASGAVASDTATGDTAAGDRATGDTAAGDTAAGDTAAGDTAAGDTAAGGAAAGGAAASDGATEGVAADGVTAGAGSSREAAGTGRSASVGRTGQVERERAGAGRPHLMAVPSSHDSSPLQDDASSSHDDDGSPSHDDTSARDTSARPDGRTGSRASASGEQSPSGDAVSAGDAVTAGDAVTAGDAGSGQRPERPAASARPGAAPSGQDRGDARTGTTDHRAGTPADRCAGAPADRRTGTYAEARSEAPTGAPAGAGRGASAEAGTEAPADRRTGAPAEGRPGASAEGRPGGAAVPGPVPGPRPGEGRVRRVESVVGRDSGGWRRIAQVVVGGPSVRTDGSEIDEARARAVFSGSRRVLVLGCTGGAGQSTTALMLGHTFAHYRDDRVVAVDANTGGTTLTSRIEPETPETLTSLLSGLDRVSGYLTMRGYTTRTASGLEVISADTDAGAEQRLADRSLFSDHRLGESMRLLDRHYKLAVIDPAAALAARLLPYADQLVLVVPASEEAPEAVAMTYEWLDGHGCAELRRRAVMVVNGVSRRSMTDVEQAESVARGRCRAIVRVPWEDDLAPGGSEVVEPGQLRAAGRRAYLALAGVVVAGFAARSAQTARTAQSAHSVRASDEELASDPPGTRIGER